A genomic window from Silene latifolia isolate original U9 population chromosome Y, ASM4854445v1, whole genome shotgun sequence includes:
- the LOC141631962 gene encoding uncharacterized protein LOC141631962, producing MRAHVNNDGDGIDYSDHFTTTRFFASSMEAFHWAFEIGLRLGFGIKRASNKRVGRNTNLRQDYFVCRMGGRGPVNKDVDSLMRGNTVTAWCKCKFSIKVVEIQENKWKLVMRSGFHNHALTLYCDGDRYFAKFDEEELAYIDAQVRAQVRPAIISAGLHQRNPENSRPNRRQIYNRSQKVRAEERVGRNPAQQMLALAVQHKYVHYRVTDQETDELTHVFMVHPEAVKMF from the coding sequence ATGCGTGCGCATGTGAATAACGATGGAGACGGTATTGATTACTCAGATCATTTTACGACTACCAGATTCTTTGCATCAAGTATGGAAGCGTTTCATTGGGCATTTGAGATCGGACTCCGactcgggtttggtataaaaaGAGCAAGCAACAAGAGAGTTGGTCGTAACACGAATTTGAGACAAGATTATTTTGTTTGTCGGATGGGTGGAAGAGGTCCCGTAAATAAGGATGTCGATTCTTTAATGAGGGGTAACACGGTTACCGCGTGGTGCAAATGcaaattttcaattaaagttGTTGAAATACAAGAGAATAAGTGGAAGCTTGTCATGAGATCCGGGTTTCATAATCATGCTTtaacgttgtattgtgacggcgacaGATACTTTGCAAAGTTTGATGAAGAGGAGTTGGCTTATATCGATGCCCAAGTTAGAGCTCAGGTTAGACCGGCAATTATTAGTGCGGGTTTGCATCAGCGGAATCCGGAAAATTCAAGACCTAATCGGCGACAAATCTACAATCGTTCTCAGAAAGTAAGGGCCGAGGAAAGAGTTGGGAGAAACCCGGCACAACAGATGCTAGCACTTGCGGTTCAGCATAAGTACGTTCATTATCGGGTCACTGATCAGGAGACCGATGAGCTAACCCACGTGTTCATGGTTCATCCAGAAGCCGTTAAGATGTTTTGA
- the LOC141631963 gene encoding uncharacterized protein LOC141631963: protein MEAVQPVEREVPSLRILLESQVPEADWVQARYDSLVMLDEWRLNALYHVQLYQKRIKRAFNKKVKPRGINEEDLVLKSVRALLPIDPRGKFKPNSVGPYLVKKILSGGDVRLTNLDGNDFINPTNLDQLKKYYP from the coding sequence ATGGAAGCGGTTCAACCAGTTGAGCGGGAAGTACCATCCCTAAGGATCCTACTGGAAAGCCAGGTTCCCGAAGCTGATTGGGTTCAGGCAAGATATGACTCACTCGTTATGCTTGATGAGTGGCGTTTGAATGCGTTGTATCATGTCCAACTCTATCAGAAGAGGATAAAGAGAGCTTTTAATAAGAAGGTGAAACCACGAGGGATCAACGAAGAAGACTTAGTTCTCAAGTCAGTCAGAGCTTTGttaccaattgacccgaggggtaAGTTTAAACCAAATTCGGTAGGCCCTTATTTGGTAAAGAAGATTTTGTCAGGAGGCGATGTTCGATTAACAAATTTGGATGGGAATGACTTCATAAATCCTACGAATTTGGACCAGCTaaagaaatactatccttga